Within Bdellovibrionota bacterium, the genomic segment CATCCGCGATATCGGCTCCGCCGACGTCAAAGGTCGAATTGAAATTGAGGGCGCCGCGCAACTTCACTTCAATCTTGTCGAAACTGATGTCTCCGTCGTCATGCTTTACGACCACTTCCCGCGAATCGCTTGTGCCGGCGGTCGGAGATCCGATGAGCGTCTCGGAAGCACAGCCATCGGAGGTCACTTCAAAAAGGACCGTAAACGTCCCCGTGAATTGTTCGCCCGCGCCATCCCCGGCCGAAATACCCACGACTTCATCGAAGCTCGAACCTCCGCCGCTGTTTCCGCACTGTGCGGCGGAGAGGATCACCCCTCCGATCAGCAGTGCTTTCAAGACCGACTTCATACCTCAGGCCGCTATGGCCGACTCGGCCGATTTAATTCCGACGACGTCCACGACGTGCGGTCCCCGGGGTTTCACGGAAACGGAGCTGACTTTCTTGGGAAACGGATAATCGAAGTGGAACCGGTCGGGAAACGAATTGGCGTGTCCACAAAGCTTGGCGAAACGAGGGTCCGCCACCTTCCCAAGCACCGACACACTGTTTCCGGTCAGCACGGCGGAAACCGTGTACGTCGACATTTCCTCCGGCAGTCCATATTTGTACCTAAACGGGTGGTTCGGCGCCTTTTCGGGAAGATAAATTCGAATGATGTACTGGTCACTTTGTTCAAAAATCGTTCGAACGCGGCCGTATCTTTTCTGCACTTCGTCTCGGTCCTCGACTTCGTTCTCATGCGCTTCCCACCGGGGCTCCCACCCTTCAACTTCTTTCAGAACCACCTCGACAGGAGCTGATTGCGCGGCACCGGCTGCCGGCGCACCCGCCGCTTCACCCTCTTCCTTCTTTTCTCCTTTTTTCTGCCGCGTGTACGCCGTGCTCTTGGACTTGTCGAAGCCTTTGAAAAAGTCGGCGTTGATGGCGATGAATTTTTTCTGATCGGCCGGGACCTGGTCTCCCGCCCAAATTGCTTTCACCGGGCAGACCGGTTCACAAGCGCTGCAATCGATGCACGTGGCCGGCTCGATATAATATTGAGGGGACCCTTCGAGAGAATGAATCGAGTCGACCGGGCATGCGTCGACGCATGCCGTATCTTTCACTCCGATGCAGGGTTGCCCGATGACGTAAGCCATTGAAGTTCCTGACTGTTCGACGTTTTACTGGTGCCGATTCCCATTGTAAAGGAGAATGCCGCGAATGCCACGTTCCCTGCCGCCCGAACATCCGGAGGAAAATTCAAAGCGTTGTCCGAATTGCGCTTCGCCTTTGGTCATCCGTGAAGACGAATGGGTCTGTTTTACGTGCGCGTATAGCGAGAGGGTGAACCCCGGCTAGGAGCCTGTCCGACCAAGGCATGAAAATCATGACACATTCCAGTATTGATATAAGACTATCGTTCGTGATAGTCTTAGGAAGTAATGAAGGACACAGGACCGGGACATCGAACAGGTGAAAACGTATTGGAGGTCGATCCA encodes:
- a CDS encoding ferredoxin family protein, which encodes MAYVIGQPCIGVKDTACVDACPVDSIHSLEGSPQYYIEPATCIDCSACEPVCPVKAIWAGDQVPADQKKFIAINADFFKGFDKSKSTAYTRQKKGEKKEEGEAAGAPAAGAAQSAPVEVVLKEVEGWEPRWEAHENEVEDRDEVQKRYGRVRTIFEQSDQYIIRIYLPEKAPNHPFRYKYGLPEEMSTYTVSAVLTGNSVSVLGKVADPRFAKLCGHANSFPDRFHFDYPFPKKVSSVSVKPRGPHVVDVVGIKSAESAIAA